A stretch of Pseudoliparis swirei isolate HS2019 ecotype Mariana Trench chromosome 14, NWPU_hadal_v1, whole genome shotgun sequence DNA encodes these proteins:
- the LOC130204730 gene encoding WAS/WASL-interacting protein family member 1-like — protein sequence MEEQENPLERDHSLCVVLPGGLKESTTVHGSSECIMGNVGCNVSRNYTVELLSHDKNQVVFKASSPVGSLAADTVVLRPKSAEEKVRRAYAPQPSVRLLINYNRTHKAVLRVDPRAPLRALLPLVCDKCELPLETTVFLRGPESGAPLDLTETLSSLGLRELFAKDTAAPRHRPGAPEAERPQKKKQKDGSGFLGLFRRRKTRGDPSGPASPPAPGGVSSCDAPPAHKPKKRQAPRPPQSPPHDLGAAQGPQRSAESPLRRTKRRAPPPPCADRHQEPDPQVEGTLDSLDAAEEEEEELRESDESNLNSVNLSLPSSSSYPPARSSSSSSSSSRPSFSLLRGVSMTELSDARCALAKVLTSSVSKGTLVQRLRNAAAFQEFYSGASFGPQRGAGPGGLMPDPPTEQEDQRKGMTTFKVVPSKTEKSVEDDHEESGREAKRTPAEAREDPLPPDWSKAREDPLPPDGSKAREDPLPPDGSKAREDPLPPDGSKAQEDPLPPDGSKAREDPLPPDGPKAQEDPLPPDGSKAREDPLPPDGPKAREDPLPPDGSKAQEDPLPPDGSKAQEDPLPPDGSQAQEPSSLDPPSSPPPPHGVDHHLGSEVREQTGEDEPEVPSEVRPADVERRGPDTEEEVGQGKEEQDRFPSPPPPIFFDEHTEETEEEEEEDDTTASSRPKPPDGMRAAPSRFALAVALAVQRSRLQSGGIGLGPRGPSGPLPSPPRTPYQHGA from the exons atggaggagcaggagaacccATTGGAGAGGGACCACTCCCTGTGCGTGGTCCTGCCAGGGGGGCTGAAGGAGAGCACCACGGTGCATGGAAG TTCAgagtgcattatgggaaacGTAGGATGCAATGTTTCTAGGAACTACACCGTGGAGCTGCTCTCGCACGACAAGAACCAGGTCGTCTTCAAAGCCAGCTCCCCCGTCGGCTCGCTGGCCGCCGACACCGTGGTGCTGAGGCCCAAGAGCGCCGAGGAGAAGGTCCGCCGGGCCTACGCGCCCCAG CCGTCCGTGCGCCTGCTGATCAACTACAACCGGACCCACAAGGCCGTGCTGCGGGTGGACCCCAGGGCGCCGCTCCGGGCGCTGCTGCCGCTGGTTTGTGACAAGTGTGAGCTGCCGCTGGAAACCACCGTCTTCCTGAGGGGCCCCGAGTCCGGGGCCCCGCTGGACCTGACGGAGACCCTGAGCAGCCTCGGGCTGAGGGAGCTATTCGCCAAGGACACGGCGGCCCCCCGGCACCGGCCCGGGGCCCCCGAAGCAG aGCGTccgcagaagaagaagcagaaggacGGCTCTGGGTTCCTCGGCCTCTTCAGGAGACGCAAGACGAGAGGCGACCCG AGCGGCCCAGCTTCTCCTCCGGCCCCCGGTGGCGTCTCCTCTTGTGACGCCCCGCCGGCCCACAAGCCCAAGAAGAGACAAGCCCCTCGGCCGCCGCAGAGCCCCCCCCACGACCTGGGGGCCGCTCAGGGGCCACAG AGGTCTGCGGAGTCCCCCTTaaggaggaccaagaggagggccccccccccaccctgtgcAGACCGCCACCAGGAGCCGGACCCCCAGGTTGAAG GGACTCTAGACTCCCTGGATGCtgcggaggaagaagaggaggagctgagggaaaGCGACGAGTCCAACTTGAACTCCGTAAACCTATCgctgccctcctcttcatcataccCACCTGcgcggtcctcctcctcctcctcttcctcttctcgcccatcattctctctcctccgtgGCGTGTCCATGACGGAGCTGTCGGACGCCCGCTGCGCTCTGGCCAAGGTCCTGACGTCCTCCGTCTCCAAGGGAACGCTGGTCCAGCGACTGAGGAACGCCGCCGCCTTCCAGGAGTTCTACAGCGGCGCCTCCTTCGGGCCCCAGAGGGGAGCTGGGCCCGGCGGCCTGATGCCCGACCCCCCcacggagcaggaggaccagaggaaagGAATGACCACGTTCAAGGTGGTTCCCTCCAAGACCGAGAAGTCCGTGGAAGACGACCACGAAGAGTCGGGGAGGGAAGCCAAGAGGACGCCAGCTGAGGCTCGAGAGGATCCACTTCCTCCTGACTGGTCCAAAGCTCGAGAGGATCCACTTCCTCCTGACGGGTCCAAAGCTCGAGAGGATCCACTTCCTCCTGACGGGTCCAAAGCTCGAGAGGATCCACTTCCTCCTGACGGGTCCAAAGCTCAAGAGGATCCACTTCCTCCTGATGGGTCCAAAGCTCGAGAGGATCCACTTCCTCCTGACGGGCCCAAAGCTCAAGAGGATCCACTTCCTCCTGACGGGTCCAAAGCTCGAGAGGATCCACTTCCTCCTGACGGGCCCAAAGCTCGAGAGGATCCACTTCCTCCTGATGGGTCCAAAGCTCAAGAGGATCCACTTCCTCCTGACGGGTCCAAAGCTCAAGAGGATCCACTTCCTCCTGACGGGTCCCAGGCTCAAGAACCCTCTTCTCTGGACCCTCCGTCTTCTCCTCCGCCGCCGCATGGCGTAGACCACCATCTTGGCTCTGAGGTCAGGGAGCAGACGGGAGAAGACGAGCCGGAAGTCCCGTCCGAGGTGAGGCCGGCAGACGTGGAGCGCCGTGGTCCAGACACCGAGGAGGAAGTGGGACAAGGAAAGGAAGAGCAGGATcgcttcccttcccctcccccacccatcTTCTTTGACGAACACACGGAGGaaacggaggaggaagaggaggaggacgataCGACGGCTTCCTCTCGGCCGAAGCCTCCGGACGGGATGAGGGCGGCCCCGTCCAGGTTTGCCCTGGCAGTGGCGTTGGCCGTGCAGAGGTCCCGCCTCCAGAGCGGCGGGATAGGTCTAGGCCCCCGGGGCCCCAGCGGTCCACTTCCCTCACCACCCAGGACCCCGTACCAGCACG GTGCCTGA